A single Pseudomonadota bacterium DNA region contains:
- a CDS encoding response regulator, producing the protein MHISISRKVFIIFSILTLITIFLGSTVFFGLKQLEDNRKEIRTLYDFKFQISELGHFHSNHNFHLNISDLPLLENKIEATYALAHQIINFKGKKTLPADLLAELNHLDDFVLYYKDAAIELIPKELLREAMHTQAITEMQLLFTVLQNQQKKVPQKAFELFSSAEKIIYRHEYNTNPSHLKQLKDIRRQMNRFINDANFTIAFDKVVSTVEQDYFNELAILDRTDFLSTTSSRFYTIANRTIAELTIQVEKTRKQIQHIILAIIIMTALITFWLWALSTRRIRAFLDNFHHSLNFIRKGKYDYKAPPVYSDELGDAILFMKEMADDLQEKIQQRELVELDKEKLQEQLIHSQKMESVGLLAGGIAHDFNNILTGINGYCELALLKLPEDDPAREYFKIILASGFKATALTKQLLTFSRKQVLEKKIVNLNPIILNITKMLQRMLGDDITLEIKTPDKIGNILADTSQLEQILLNLSVNARDSMPSGGRLTIETSEIYIDEEYAKSRPDVKPGMYITLSVTDTGLGIPKEIQHKIFDPFFTTKAPGKGTGLGLATVFGIVKQHNGHIWLYSEENHGTTFKIYFPLIDKGEELPAVPEQPAFMTGDQTILVVDDNEDVLQLVKESLSHHGFHVISSSDPVDALEQLDSYNGTIHLLLTDVIMPGMNGKELANAAIKKRPNLKVVFMSGYSDHIIMQEEIENNPDLHFIQKPVTPTQLMNTLREIF; encoded by the coding sequence ATGCATATCTCTATTTCCCGTAAAGTTTTTATTATTTTCTCGATTTTGACCCTGATAACCATCTTTCTTGGGTCAACAGTTTTTTTCGGCTTGAAACAGCTCGAAGATAATCGAAAGGAAATAAGAACACTGTACGATTTCAAATTTCAGATCAGCGAACTCGGCCATTTTCATTCGAACCACAACTTCCATCTCAATATTTCAGACTTACCTCTTCTTGAAAACAAAATCGAAGCAACCTATGCCCTGGCTCATCAGATAATCAATTTCAAGGGGAAGAAAACCTTACCTGCCGACCTGCTCGCGGAATTAAATCATCTTGATGACTTTGTCTTGTATTACAAGGATGCGGCAATAGAACTTATCCCCAAAGAACTATTAAGAGAAGCAATGCACACCCAGGCTATTACTGAAATGCAGCTTCTTTTCACCGTTTTACAAAATCAGCAAAAAAAAGTTCCTCAAAAAGCCTTTGAATTATTCAGTTCCGCCGAAAAAATCATATACAGACACGAATACAATACAAACCCTTCGCATTTGAAACAATTAAAAGATATTCGTCGGCAAATGAACCGTTTCATTAATGATGCCAATTTTACAATTGCCTTTGATAAAGTCGTATCCACTGTTGAGCAGGACTATTTCAACGAACTTGCCATTCTAGACCGCACCGATTTCCTTTCAACAACAAGTTCGCGTTTTTATACAATTGCCAACAGGACCATAGCAGAACTCACCATACAAGTCGAAAAAACCCGGAAGCAAATCCAGCACATTATCCTTGCAATCATTATAATGACCGCGCTCATCACCTTCTGGTTATGGGCGTTATCAACCCGGAGGATAAGAGCCTTTCTCGATAATTTCCATCATTCATTGAATTTCATACGAAAAGGAAAATACGATTACAAGGCGCCACCGGTGTACTCCGATGAGTTAGGCGATGCCATATTATTCATGAAAGAAATGGCAGACGACCTCCAGGAAAAAATCCAGCAGAGGGAACTTGTGGAACTTGATAAGGAAAAACTGCAGGAGCAGTTGATCCATTCCCAGAAAATGGAGTCCGTAGGACTTCTGGCCGGAGGAATCGCCCATGACTTCAATAATATCCTTACCGGCATAAACGGTTATTGTGAACTTGCACTTTTAAAACTCCCTGAAGATGATCCGGCCCGTGAATATTTCAAAATAATTCTGGCAAGCGGCTTCAAAGCCACCGCGCTTACCAAGCAGCTTCTCACCTTCAGCAGAAAACAGGTCCTTGAGAAAAAAATCGTCAATCTGAATCCAATAATCCTCAATATCACTAAAATGCTCCAGCGGATGCTCGGCGACGATATAACGCTGGAGATTAAGACACCGGATAAAATCGGCAATATTCTTGCCGATACCAGCCAGCTTGAGCAGATTCTCCTGAATCTTTCGGTCAATGCCCGTGACAGCATGCCGAGCGGTGGCAGATTGACCATTGAAACATCTGAGATTTATATTGATGAAGAATACGCAAAGAGTCGCCCGGATGTAAAACCTGGCATGTATATTACCCTTTCAGTGACCGATACCGGACTGGGCATACCAAAAGAAATTCAGCACAAGATTTTTGATCCATTCTTCACAACCAAGGCTCCAGGAAAAGGGACGGGGCTTGGGCTTGCTACGGTATTCGGCATTGTAAAACAACATAATGGTCATATCTGGCTCTACAGTGAAGAAAACCACGGAACCACCTTCAAGATATATTTCCCGCTTATTGACAAGGGAGAAGAGCTCCCTGCTGTGCCGGAACAACCGGCATTTATGACCGGTGACCAGACAATCCTGGTAGTTGATGACAATGAAGATGTCCTGCAGCTGGTCAAGGAGTCTCTGTCGCATCATGGTTTCCATGTTATCAGTTCCAGTGACCCCGTTGATGCCCTTGAACAATTAGATTCCTATAATGGCACGATCCATTTATTGCTCACTGATGTTATTATGCCCGGCATGAACGGCAAGGAACTTGCGAATGCGGCCATCAAAAAACGTCCGAACCTCAAAGTTGTTTTCATGTCCGGCTATTCCGACCACATAATAATGCAGGAAGAAATTGAAAATAACCCGGATCTGCATTTCATTCAGAAACCCGTAACCCCGACTCAGTTAATGAATACATTGCGGGAAATTTTTTAA
- a CDS encoding HD domain-containing protein — MRFGTSEYIPINKSYFLAEDRVVDFDIYCGKKDDDTHEPLLLIGRDSQLSNVKEIVSRKYFHTFYIRTEDNSNYWKFLEDSLPTLIDDKLTPLEKKSSLVYSCAENVIKDVLQAPRKRENIKRAQNIASNILNFSLTYTDAIAMLLKLGSPKYQTFTHCVNVAVFAAGLCLMIGKDSEKELDDIVLGCLLHDIGKAYIGDEILKKPGELTRSEYEEVKLHPIKGYEMMKNHLSDISLDIILHHHEKVSGAGYPHGLKDVEISDQAKIAAIADVYDALTTKRPYGDAKEPFKALHMMKDEMVGQFEQEKFTQFIYFLAGEK, encoded by the coding sequence ATGCGGTTCGGGACAAGTGAATATATTCCAATCAATAAAAGCTACTTTCTTGCGGAAGACAGGGTCGTTGATTTTGATATTTATTGCGGCAAAAAAGATGATGATACCCACGAACCGTTATTGTTGATAGGCAGGGATTCACAGCTTTCCAACGTCAAGGAAATTGTTTCACGTAAATATTTTCATACCTTTTATATCCGTACAGAAGACAACTCCAATTACTGGAAATTTCTTGAGGACTCCCTTCCCACCCTCATCGACGACAAGCTCACCCCTCTTGAGAAAAAATCGTCATTGGTTTACTCCTGTGCGGAAAATGTCATAAAAGATGTCCTCCAGGCCCCGCGAAAACGCGAAAACATCAAACGTGCGCAGAATATTGCATCAAATATTTTAAATTTTTCTCTAACCTATACCGATGCCATAGCGATGCTTCTCAAGCTGGGGTCTCCCAAATATCAAACCTTCACTCATTGTGTTAATGTAGCAGTTTTTGCCGCAGGACTCTGTCTGATGATCGGCAAAGATTCCGAAAAGGAATTGGACGATATCGTCCTGGGTTGTCTGCTGCATGATATCGGCAAGGCATATATCGGCGACGAGATTCTCAAAAAGCCCGGCGAACTCACGCGGTCAGAATATGAAGAAGTAAAGCTGCATCCCATTAAAGGATATGAAATGATGAAAAATCACCTTTCCGACATTTCTCTCGACATCATCCTTCATCATCATGAGAAAGTAAGCGGCGCAGGCTATCCTCACGGACTCAAAGATGTCGAAATATCCGATCAGGCAAAAATAGCCGCCATTGCCGACGTATATGACGCCCTGACCACAAAGCGTCCCTATGGCGATGCCAAAGAGCCATTCAAGGCCCTGCACATGATGAAAGATGAGATGGTTGGCCAGTTTGAGCAGGAAAAATTCACTCAATTCATTTATTTTCTCGCAGGAGAAAAGTAA
- a CDS encoding YgiQ family radical SAM protein, whose protein sequence is MQNQTNQFIPASRAEMKQNKWDAVDIVLVTGDAYIDHPSFGVALIARWLEAHGYRVAILAQPEHNSSEDFKRFGRPALFFGITAGNLDSIVANYTGNAKVRDQDNYSPLGNPYFGDDKNKTRRRRPDRATIRYTNLAKAAYPDVPVILGGIEASLRRFIHFDYQQDKIRNSVLTDAKADLLVYGMGERAVLEIASRRSQGKSLAEIDGTCERLTDKEIELRTQNIDSVVLPGWQEIHADLPKFMAAEKLIDTYSRSLENISIIQKQQAMWVLQHPPPPPLDTQEMDFLYSLPYTRLPHPANKGNIPAYAMVRDSVTIVRGCYGNCSFCAISRHQGPIISTRSKMSIIKELEKIALSKDFKGTISDLGGPSANMYGTSCASPNPCKRHDCLNPGLCKHLRIDENQFLQLLSEATSVKGIKNVFISSGMRMELLLKTPKLLKKLISENTPGLMKIAPEHSQTEILRLMHKNGSTLLAEFLKTCRETAQAAHKTIGFSPYYIASHPGSTISDMEKLAISIQENGLTVKHFQDFTPTPGTLSTAMYVTGLDRDTLKPIFVPRHKRQRLAQRNILEKISLRNKSVRIKKTR, encoded by the coding sequence ATGCAAAATCAAACCAACCAGTTCATCCCGGCATCCCGCGCCGAGATGAAACAAAACAAATGGGATGCGGTGGACATCGTCCTGGTCACAGGAGATGCTTACATCGACCATCCTTCTTTCGGGGTCGCGTTAATTGCCCGATGGCTCGAGGCCCATGGTTACAGGGTAGCAATTCTTGCTCAACCGGAACACAATTCTTCTGAGGATTTCAAGCGTTTCGGCAGACCGGCGCTGTTTTTCGGGATTACCGCCGGCAATCTCGACTCGATAGTTGCCAACTACACCGGCAATGCCAAAGTCAGGGATCAGGACAATTATTCGCCTCTGGGCAATCCGTATTTTGGAGACGACAAAAACAAAACAAGACGACGGCGGCCCGACCGGGCAACCATCCGCTATACCAACCTCGCTAAAGCCGCATATCCAGATGTTCCGGTTATTCTCGGTGGAATTGAAGCTTCCTTAAGGCGTTTCATCCATTTTGATTACCAGCAGGATAAAATACGAAATTCAGTGCTCACCGACGCCAAGGCCGATCTTCTCGTTTATGGAATGGGAGAACGTGCGGTGCTGGAAATCGCCAGCCGAAGATCTCAAGGAAAAAGCCTTGCGGAAATCGACGGGACATGCGAACGACTTACCGACAAGGAAATTGAGCTCCGGACCCAAAACATCGATTCTGTTGTCCTGCCCGGCTGGCAGGAAATACATGCTGATCTGCCGAAATTTATGGCAGCGGAAAAGCTGATTGATACATATTCCCGAAGCCTCGAAAATATATCAATTATCCAAAAACAGCAGGCCATGTGGGTCCTCCAGCACCCTCCGCCCCCCCCCCTTGACACACAGGAAATGGATTTCCTCTATTCCCTCCCCTATACCCGCCTGCCCCATCCGGCAAATAAAGGGAACATACCTGCGTACGCCATGGTCCGCGATTCTGTGACCATTGTCCGGGGATGCTACGGTAATTGCTCCTTCTGCGCTATTTCAAGACATCAAGGGCCGATAATCAGCACAAGAAGCAAAATGTCGATTATTAAAGAACTTGAAAAAATTGCTCTTTCCAAAGACTTCAAAGGAACCATAAGCGATCTTGGCGGCCCCAGCGCCAACATGTACGGCACCTCCTGCGCAAGTCCCAATCCGTGTAAACGTCATGATTGTCTCAACCCTGGCCTTTGTAAACACCTGCGGATTGACGAGAATCAATTCCTCCAGCTCCTCAGCGAGGCAACATCCGTAAAAGGAATAAAAAACGTGTTCATTTCTTCGGGAATGCGCATGGAACTTCTGCTGAAAACTCCGAAACTGCTCAAAAAACTGATCAGCGAAAACACTCCGGGATTAATGAAAATAGCTCCTGAACACAGCCAGACGGAAATACTGCGCCTGATGCACAAGAATGGTTCGACACTTCTCGCTGAATTTCTGAAAACCTGCAGGGAAACTGCGCAGGCAGCACATAAGACTATTGGATTTTCGCCCTACTACATTGCCTCACACCCGGGGAGCACAATCAGCGACATGGAAAAACTGGCAATTTCCATCCAGGAAAACGGCCTTACCGTAAAACATTTCCAGGATTTCACGCCAACACCGGGAACCCTTTCCACGGCTATGTATGTGACCGGCCTGGATCGCGACACATTGAAGCCGATCTTTGTCCCTCGCCACAAACGGCAAAGACTGGCCCAAAGAAATATTCTTGAAAAAATCAGTCTCCGTAATAAATCAGTGCGCATAAAAAAGACCCGGTAA